One Tubulanus polymorphus chromosome 5, tnTubPoly1.2, whole genome shotgun sequence DNA segment encodes these proteins:
- the LOC141905426 gene encoding protein mab-21-like 2, whose product MMETASELSERGYYSPTTTAPPDMYENGVNGVTNGSAYIPCKTDMMASQGKLLYQVNKFYADRVQSRRGAIQKTLREVCKIVQDVLKEVEVQEPRFISSLSDCNGRYEGMDVLSPTEFEVVLYLNQMGVFNFVDDGGIPGCAVLKLSDGRKRSMSLWVEFITASGYLSARKIRSRFQTLVAQAVDKCSYREIVKMIADTSEVKLRIRDRYIVQITPAFRCSGIWPRSAAHWPVPHIPWPNPNHVAEVKSEGFNLLSKENIYMKDKQSAAEGDAWVISFIDAENRLMHGGCRKKCLSILKALRDRHLDVPGQPITSYHMKTLLLYECEKHPREIEWEETCLADRINGILLQLISCLQNRRCPHYFLPNLDLFKGKSTTSMDTAAKQTWRILRELLTNSRCLEKL is encoded by the coding sequence ATGATGGAAACGGCTTCAGAGTTATCTGAACGGGGATACTATAGTCCGACTACTACAGCACCGCCGGACATGTACGAAAACGGAGTGAACGGCGTTACCAACGGATCCGCATATATTCCCTGTAAAACCGATATGATGGCGTCGCAAGGTAAACTTTTATATCAAGTGAATAAATTCTACGCCGATCGAGTTCAATCGCGTCGCGGAGCGATACAGAAAACTTTACGGGAAGTTTGTAAAATCGTGCAGGACGTGTTGAAAGAGGTCGAGGTGCAGGAACCGAGGTTTATCAGTTCGCTATCCGACTGTAACGGTCGCTATGAAGGAATGGACGTACTGTCACCGACCGAGTTCGAGGTAgttctatatttgaatcagATGGGTGTTTTTAATTTCGTCGATGACGGCGGAATTCCGGGATGCGCCGTGCTCAAACTGAGCGACGGTCGTAAGCGGTCAATGTCGCTATGGGTAGAGTTTATAACGGCGTCCGGTTACCTATCAGCTCGTAAAATCAGATCCCGGTTTCAGACCCTGGTCGCGCAGGCCGTCGATAAATGTAGCTATAGAGAAATAGTGAAAATGATCGCTGATACGAGCGAAGTGAAACTGAGAATCAGAGATAGATATATCGTTCAGATCACACCGGCGTTTAGATGTTCGGGTATCTGGCCTCGAAGCGCCGCACACTGGCCCGTACCTCACATTCCCTGGCCCAATCCTAACCACGTGGCCGAGGTTAAAAGCGAAGGTTTCAACTTATTATCGAAAGAGAATATTTATATGAAAGATAAACAGTCGGCTGCCGAGGGTGACGCCTGGGtcatcagttttatagacGCCGAGAACCGTCTGATGCACGGCGGATGTCGTAAGAAATGTCTGAGCATTTTAAAAGCTTTACGCGATCGTCATTTAGACGTCCCCGGTCAACCTATTACTAGTTACCACATGAAAACTTTATTACTCTACGAATGCGAGAAACATCCTCGAGAAATCGAGTGGGAAGAAACTTGTTTAGCCGATCGTATTAACGGTATTCTATTACAATTGATCTCGTGTCTTCAGAATCGCAGGTGCCCGCATTATTTTCTACCGAATTTAGACTTATTTAAAGGCAAGTCTACGACGTCTATGGACACGGCGGCGAAACAGACGTGGAGAATTCTGAGAGAACTGTTAACAAATTCGAGATGTTTGGAGAAATTATAG
- the LOC141905432 gene encoding uncharacterized protein LOC141905432 produces MPDEKPELKDRDTILTERRRYIAFLQFSLTGLQIISMFVFIPFRVTEPLPEPTLDNDYNMTNLTDTSTATRHTAAMSFIIIGAIIYLISACSGLVLMKRGKDSPHLCIDICELAGVITTFVSTTNFVLNVALAQYLPSVMVLGKKRHHVLVGCLAVAAMVGLVELGVSVVQMISNLTLRKYGDILKTKLALAIKSVESAAGTTDQNGQLEKQDELSAQVAADDEPSVVVEPQKTDEEKTNRYPET; encoded by the coding sequence ATGCCGGATGAGAAACCCGAGTTGAAGGATCGGGACACGATTCTTACGGAGAGACGCCGATATATCGCATTTCTTCAATTCTCATTGACAGGATTACAAATCATATCAATGTTTGTATTTATACCGTTTCGAGTTACAGAACCGCTACCCGAACCCACTcttgataatgattataacATGACGAATTTAACAGACACGTCCACAGCCACCAGACATACCGCGGCCATGTCGTTTATCATAATAGGCGCGATTATTTATCTAATTTCTGCGTGTAGCGGTTTGGTATTGATGAAACGAGGAAAAGATAGTCCCCATTTATGTATCGATATCTGCGAACTAGCCGGAGTTATAACTACGTTTGTCTCGACGACAAATTTTGTCTTGAACGTCGCTTTAGCCCAGTATCTGCCCAGCGTGATGGTGCTAGGTAAGAAGAGACATCACGTTCTGGTCGGATGTTTAGCCGTTGCTGCGATGGTCGGTCTAGTCGAGTTAGGCGTCTCCGTTGTGCAAATGATATCGAATTTGACTTTGAGAAAGTACGGCGATATTCTGAAGACGAAGCTCGCTTTAGCGATAAAAAGCGTCGAATCAGCCGCAGGAACCACCGATCAGAATGGCCAGTTAGAGAAACAGGATGAACTATCAGCACAGGTCGCAGCTGATGATGAACCGAGTGTCGTCGTCGAACCACAGAAAACCgatgaagaaaaaacaaatagaTATCCAGAAACCTAA
- the LOC141905431 gene encoding uncharacterized protein LOC141905431 isoform X2 encodes MTLMYYQIKDKPYRTDLNHQIMILSRNISSEIDLDSLKTASQMMKKVLIQNPHLPELLFGLLLDQTRNESDNCEILFSCARLKSDFQTTRQLMNKLTVISAVDTDPWMTTLIQTQAELFNQHLIQLLKHNSGEFESAVDKVIDGDKENGLAVVVECLRIKSFSNELSSLCKDKLLHYIIYKAFDSESNFLWDLSTLLNISPFHLHKQLTDCKNIVINKQQTEKKRSHCH; translated from the exons ATGACTTTg atgtatTATCAAATTAAAGATAAGCCCTATAGAACTGATTTGAATCATCAAATCATGATTCTTAGTCGAAATATCTCATCAGAAATAGATTTAGATTCCCTGAAAACTGCGTCACAAATGATGAAAAAG GTTTTAATACAGAATCCACATCTACCTGAATtattatttggattattgcTTGATCAAACTAGGAATGAATCTGACAACTGTGAG ATTCTATTTAGTTGCGCTCGTTTGAAGTCAGATTTCCAAACAACTCGACAATTAATGAATAAACTGACGGTGATTAGTGCGGTGGATACTGATCCCTGGATGACGACTTTAATACAAACACAAGCTGAACTATTCAACCAACATTTAATTCAACTTTTAAAACACAA CTCGGGTGAATTTGAATCTGCAGTTGATAAAGTGATAGATGGAGATAAAGAGAATGGACTC gcaGTTGTTGTAGAATGTTTGCGTATTAAGAGTTTCAGTAATGAATTGAGTTCATTGTGTAAAGATAAACTCCTCCACTACATCATTTACAAAGCATTTGATTCTGAAAGTAATTTCCTTTG ggATTTGTCGactttattgaatatttcaccGTTTCATCTTCATAAACAACTTACAGATTGTAAAAACATTGTCATCAATAAACAGCAAACAG AGAAGAAGAGAAGTCATTGTCACTAG
- the LOC141905431 gene encoding uncharacterized protein LOC141905431 isoform X1: MAVAAILKSIYSFIEILQQAKSKIVSEWNEHDVKNALSWAKYCQHMYYQIKDKPYRTDLNHQIMILSRNISSEIDLDSLKTASQMMKKVLIQNPHLPELLFGLLLDQTRNESDNCEILFSCARLKSDFQTTRQLMNKLTVISAVDTDPWMTTLIQTQAELFNQHLIQLLKHNSGEFESAVDKVIDGDKENGLAVVVECLRIKSFSNELSSLCKDKLLHYIIYKAFDSESNFLWDLSTLLNISPFHLHKQLTDCKNIVINKQQTEKKRSHCH; encoded by the exons ATGGCTGTAGCAGCGATTCTAAAGTCTATTTATTCTTTCATCGAAATTTTGCAGCaagcaaaatcaaaaatagtaTCAGAATGGAACGAGCATGATGTTAAAAACGCTCTCTCCTGGGCTAAGTATTGTCAACAT atgtatTATCAAATTAAAGATAAGCCCTATAGAACTGATTTGAATCATCAAATCATGATTCTTAGTCGAAATATCTCATCAGAAATAGATTTAGATTCCCTGAAAACTGCGTCACAAATGATGAAAAAG GTTTTAATACAGAATCCACATCTACCTGAATtattatttggattattgcTTGATCAAACTAGGAATGAATCTGACAACTGTGAG ATTCTATTTAGTTGCGCTCGTTTGAAGTCAGATTTCCAAACAACTCGACAATTAATGAATAAACTGACGGTGATTAGTGCGGTGGATACTGATCCCTGGATGACGACTTTAATACAAACACAAGCTGAACTATTCAACCAACATTTAATTCAACTTTTAAAACACAA CTCGGGTGAATTTGAATCTGCAGTTGATAAAGTGATAGATGGAGATAAAGAGAATGGACTC gcaGTTGTTGTAGAATGTTTGCGTATTAAGAGTTTCAGTAATGAATTGAGTTCATTGTGTAAAGATAAACTCCTCCACTACATCATTTACAAAGCATTTGATTCTGAAAGTAATTTCCTTTG ggATTTGTCGactttattgaatatttcaccGTTTCATCTTCATAAACAACTTACAGATTGTAAAAACATTGTCATCAATAAACAGCAAACAG AGAAGAAGAGAAGTCATTGTCACTAG